The following coding sequences are from one Manis pentadactyla isolate mManPen7 chromosome 13, mManPen7.hap1, whole genome shotgun sequence window:
- the PCDH1 gene encoding protocadherin-1 isoform X1: protein MWAKDLGSEWSGWPYFIGERESGLQQELTALLILEPVRMGPLRPSPGPGGPRFLPPPRLLALLLLLAASPGLATQVVYKVPEEQPPNTLIGSLAADYGFPDVGHLYKLEVGAPYLRVDGKTGDIFTTETSIDREGLRECQNQLPGKPCILEFEVSITDLVQNGSPRLLEGQIEVQDINDNTPNFALPVITLPIPENTNIGSLFPIPVASDRDAGPNGVASYELQAGPEAQELFGLQVAEDQEGKQPQLIVMGNLDRERWDSYDLTIKVQDGGSPPRASSALLRVTVLDTNDNAPKFERPSYEAELSENSPIGHSVIQVKANDSDQGANAEIDYTFHQAPEVVRRLLRLDRNTGLITVQGPVDREDLSTLRFSVLAKDRGTNPKSARAQVVVTVKDMNDNAPTIEIRGIGLVTHQDGMANISEDVAEETAVALVQVSDRDEGENAAVTCVVAGDVPFQLRQASETGSDSKKKYFLQTTTPLDYEKVKDYTIEIVAVDSGNPPLSSTNSLKVQVVDVNDNAPVFTQSVTEVAFPENNKPGEVVAEVTASDADSGSNAELVYSLEPEPAAQGLFTISPDTGEIRVKTSLDREQRDSYELKVVAADRGSPSLQGTATVLVNVLDCNDNDPKFMLSGYNFSVMENMPALSPVGMVTVIDGDEGENARVRLTVEQDNGDFVIQNGTGTILSSLSFDREQQSTYTFQLKAVDGGVPPRSAYVGVTINVLDENDNAPFITAPSNTSHRLLTPQTRLGETVSQVTAEDIDSGVNAELTYSITGGNPYGLFQIGSHSGAITLEKEIERRHYGLHRLVVKVSDRGKPPRYGTALVHLYVNETLANRTLLETLLGHSLDTPLDIDIAGDPEYERSKQRGNILFGVVAGVVAVALLIALAVLVRYCRQREAKSGYQAGKKETKDLYAPKPSSKTSKGNKSRGKKSKCPKPVKPVGDEDDAGLQKSLKFNLMSDAPGDSPRIHLPLNYPPGSPDLGRHYRSNSPLPSIQLQPQSPSASKKHQAVQDLPPANTFVGTGDTTSTGSEQYSDYSYRTNPPKYPSKQLPHRRVTFSATSQAQELQDPSQHSYYDSGLEESETPSSKSSSGPRLGPLALPEDHYERTTPDGSIGEMEHPESDLRPLPDVAMTGTCTQECSEFGHSDTCWMPGQSSPSRRTKSSALKLSTFVPYQDRGGQEPVGAGSPSPPEDRNTKTAPVRLLPSYSAFSHSSHDSCKDSATLEEIPLTQTSDFPPAATPASAQTAKREIYL, encoded by the exons ATGTGGGCTAAAGACCTTGGATCTGAATGGAGTGGCTGGCCATATTTTATTGGAGAGAGGGAGTCAGGACTGCAACAGGAGTTGACAG CCCTTCTGATTCTGGAGCCTGTCAGGATGGGGCCCCTgaggcccagcccaggccccGGGGGGCCACGGTTCCTGCCACCCCCCAGGCTGCTGGCACTGCTGCTCCTGCTCGCTGCCTCCCCGGGCCTCGCCACTCAGGTGGTGTACAAGGTGCCAGAGGAACAGCCGCCCAACACCCTCATTGGGAGCCTTGCAGCCGACTACGGTTTTCCAGATGTGGGTCACCTGTATAAACTAGAGGTGGGCGCCCCATACCTGCGAGTGGACGGCAAGACAGGTGACATCTTCACCACTGAGACCTCTATTGACCGTGAGGGCCTCCGTGAATGCCAGAACCAGCTGCCTGGTAAGCCCTGCATCCTGGAGTTTGAGGTGTCTATCACAGACCTGGTGCAGAATGGCAGTCCTAGGCTGCTAGAGGGCCAGATAGAGGTCCAGGACATCAATGACAACACGCCCAACTTCGCCTTGCCAGTCATCACCCTGCCCATCCCTGAGAACACCAACATCGGCTCCCTCTTCCCCATCCCAGTGGCTTCGGACCGTGATGCCGGCCCCAACGGTGTGGCATCCTATGAGCTACAGGCTGGGCCCGAGGCCCAGGAGCTGTTTGGGCTGCAGGTGGCAGAGGACCAGGAAGGCAAGCAGCCACAGCTTATCGTGATGGGCAACCTGGACCGGGAACGCTGGGACTCCTATGACCTCACCATCAAGGTGCAGGATGGTGGCAGCCCCCCACGTGCCAGCAGCGCCCTGCTGCGCGTCACCGTGCTTGACACCAACGACAACGCCCCCAAGTTCGAGCGGCCCTCTTATGAGGCTGAGCTGTCTGAGAACAGCCCCATCGGCCACTCAGTCATCCAG GTGAAGGCCAACGACTCGGACCAAGGTGCCAATGCAGAGATTGACTACACGTTCCACCAGGCGCCTGAAGTTGTGAGGCGCCTTCTGCGGCTGGACAGGAACACTGGACTTATCACTGTGCAGGGCCCCGTGGACCGTGAGGACCTAAGTACCCTGCGTTTCTCAGTGCTTGCCAAGGACCGAGGCACCAACCCCAAGAGTGCCCGAGCCCAGGTGGTGGTGACTGTGAAGGACATGAATGACAACGCCCCCACCATTGAGATCCGGGGCATAGGGCTGGTGACCCATCAAGACGGAATGGCTAACATCTCAGAGGATGTGGCAGAGGAGACAGCTGTGGCCCTGGTGCAGGTATCTGACCGAGATGAGGGAGAGAATGCAGCTGTCACTTGTGTGGTGGCAGGTGATGTGCCCTTCCAGCTACGCCAGGCCAGTGAGACGGGCAGTGACAGCAAGAAGAAGTACTTCCTGCAGACCACCACCCCACTCGACTACGAGAAGGTCAAAGACTATACCATAGAGATAGTTGCCGTGGACTCTGGCAACCCTCCACTCTCTAGCACCAACTCCCTCAAGGTGCAGGTGGTGGACGTCAATGACAACGCACCTGTGTTCACCCAGAGCGTCACTGAGGTCGCCTTCCCAGAAAACAACAAGCCGGGCGAGGTGGTGGCTGAGGTCACTGCCAGCGATGCTGACTCGGGTTCCAACGCTGAGCTGGTTTACTCTCTGGAGCCTGAGCCAGCTGCCCAGGGCCTCTTCACCATCTCGCCTGACACTGGAGAGATCCGGGTGAAGACTTCCCTTGATCGAGAACAGCGGGACAGCTATGAGCTGAAGGTGGTGGCGGCCGACCGGGGCAGCCCCAGCCTCCAGGGTACAGCCACTGTCCTCGTCAATGTGCTGGATTGCAATGACAATGACCCCAAGTTCATGCTGAGCGGCTACAATTTCTCAGTGATGGAGAACATGCCTGCACTGAGCCCAGTGGGCATGGTGACTGTCATTGATGGGGACGAGGGGGAGAACGCCCGGGTGCGGCTCACGGTGGAGCAGGACAATGGGGACTTCGTCATCCAGAATGGCACCGGCACCATCCTCTCCAGCTTGAGCTTTGATCGGGAGCAGCAAAGCACCTACACCTTCCAGCTGAAGGCGGTGGATGGCGGTGTCCCCCCTCGCTCAGCCTACGTTGGCGTCACCATCAACGTGCTGGATGAGAATGACAATGCACCTTTTATCACTGCCCCTTCCAACACCTCCCACCGACTGCTGACCCCCCAGACACGTCTTGGTGAGACAGTCAGTCAGGTGACAGCTGAGGACATTGACTCCGGCGTCAATGCTGAGCTGACCTACAGCATCACTGGTGGCAACCCTTACGGACTTTTCCAGATTGGGTCGCATTCAGGCGCCATCACcctggagaaggagattgagCGGCGCCACTATGGGCTGCACCGCCTAGTGGTGAAGGTCAGTGACCGCGGCAAGCCCCCACGCTATGGCACAGCGTTGGTCCACCTCTATGTCAATGAGACCCTGGCGAACCGCACGCTGCTGGAGAccctgctgggccacagcctgGACACGCCGCTGGACATTGACATCGCCGGGGACCCAGAGTACGAGCGCTCCAAGCAGCGGGGCAACATCCTCTTCGGCGTAGTGGCAGGTGTGGTGGCAGTGGCCTTGCTCATCGCCCTGGCAGTACTTGTGCGCTACTGCAGGCAGCGGGAGGCCAAGAGTGGCTACCAGGCTGGCAAGAAGGAGACCAAGGACCTGTACGCCCCCAAGCCCAGCAGCAAAAcctccaagggaaacaaaagcaggggCAAGAAGAGCAAGTGCCCAAAGCCTGTGAAGCCCGTGGGGGACGAGGATGACGCCGGACTGCAGAAGTCTCTCAAGTTCAACCTGATGAGTGATGCCCCTGGGGACAGCCCCCGCATCCACCTGCCCCTCAACTACCCTCCGGGCAGCCCGGACCTGGGCCGCCACTACCGCTCCAACTCCCCACTGCCGTCCATCCAGCTGCAGCCCCAGTCGCCCTCGGCCTCCAAGAAGCACCAGGCGGTGCAGGACCTGCCGCCTGCGAACACGTTCGTGGGGACCGGGGACACCACGTCCACGGGCTCTGAGCAGTACTCCGACTACAGCTACCGCACCAACCCCCCCAAATACCCCAGCAAGCAG TTACCTCACCGCCGCGTCACCTTCTCCGCCACCAGCCAGGCCCAGGAGCTCCAGGACCCGTCCCAGCACAGTTACTATGACAGTGGGCTGGAGGAGTCTGAGACACCCTCCAGCAAGTCATCCTCGGGGCCCCGACTTGGCCCCCTGGCCCTGCCTGAGGACCACTATGAGCGCACCACCCCTGACGGCAGCATAGGAGAGATGGAGCACCCCGAGAGCG ACCTGCGCCCCTTGCCAGACGTCGCCATGACGGGCACATGTACCCAGGAGTGCAGTGAGTTTGGCCACTCTGACACGTGCTGGATGCCTGGCCAGTCATCTCCCAGCCGCCGGACCAAGAGCAGCGCCCTCAAACTCTCCACCTTCGTGCCTTACCAGGACCGAGGAGGGCAGGAGCCTGTGGGCGCCGGCAGCCCCAGCCCCCCGGAAGACCGGAACACCAAAACGGCCCCCGTGCGCCTCCTGCCCTCCTACAGTGCCTTCTCCCACAGTAGCCATGATTCCTGCAAGGACTCGGCCACCTTGGAGGAAATACCCCTTACCCAGACCTCGGACTTCCCGCCCGCAGCCACACCGGCATCTGCCCAGACGGCTAAGCGTGAGATCTACCTGTGA
- the PCDH1 gene encoding protocadherin-1 isoform X3 produces the protein MWAKDLGSEWSGWPYFIGERESGLQQELTALLILEPVRMGPLRPSPGPGGPRFLPPPRLLALLLLLAASPGLATQVVYKVPEEQPPNTLIGSLAADYGFPDVGHLYKLEVGAPYLRVDGKTGDIFTTETSIDREGLRECQNQLPVASDRDAGPNGVASYELQAGPEAQELFGLQVAEDQEGKQPQLIVMGNLDRERWDSYDLTIKVQDGGSPPRASSALLRVTVLDTNDNAPKFERPSYEAELSENSPIGHSVIQVKANDSDQGANAEIDYTFHQAPEVVRRLLRLDRNTGLITVQGPVDREDLSTLRFSVLAKDRGTNPKSARAQVVVTVKDMNDNAPTIEIRGIGLVTHQDGMANISEDVAEETAVALVQVSDRDEGENAAVTCVVAGDVPFQLRQASETGSDSKKKYFLQTTTPLDYEKVKDYTIEIVAVDSGNPPLSSTNSLKVQVVDVNDNAPVFTQSVTEVAFPENNKPGEVVAEVTASDADSGSNAELVYSLEPEPAAQGLFTISPDTGEIRVKTSLDREQRDSYELKVVAADRGSPSLQGTATVLVNVLDCNDNDPKFMLSGYNFSVMENMPALSPVGMVTVIDGDEGENARVRLTVEQDNGDFVIQNGTGTILSSLSFDREQQSTYTFQLKAVDGGVPPRSAYVGVTINVLDENDNAPFITAPSNTSHRLLTPQTRLGETVSQVTAEDIDSGVNAELTYSITGGNPYGLFQIGSHSGAITLEKEIERRHYGLHRLVVKVSDRGKPPRYGTALVHLYVNETLANRTLLETLLGHSLDTPLDIDIAGDPEYERSKQRGNILFGVVAGVVAVALLIALAVLVRYCRQREAKSGYQAGKKETKDLYAPKPSSKTSKGNKSRGKKSKCPKPVKPVGDEDDAGLQKSLKFNLMSDAPGDSPRIHLPLNYPPGSPDLGRHYRSNSPLPSIQLQPQSPSASKKHQAVQDLPPANTFVGTGDTTSTGSEQYSDYSYRTNPPKYPSKQLPHRRVTFSATSQAQELQDPSQHSYYDSGLEESETPSSKSSSGPRLGPLALPEDHYERTTPDGSIGEMEHPESDLRPLPDVAMTGTCTQECSEFGHSDTCWMPGQSSPSRRTKSSALKLSTFVPYQDRGGQEPVGAGSPSPPEDRNTKTAPVRLLPSYSAFSHSSHDSCKDSATLEEIPLTQTSDFPPAATPASAQTAKREIYL, from the exons ATGTGGGCTAAAGACCTTGGATCTGAATGGAGTGGCTGGCCATATTTTATTGGAGAGAGGGAGTCAGGACTGCAACAGGAGTTGACAG CCCTTCTGATTCTGGAGCCTGTCAGGATGGGGCCCCTgaggcccagcccaggccccGGGGGGCCACGGTTCCTGCCACCCCCCAGGCTGCTGGCACTGCTGCTCCTGCTCGCTGCCTCCCCGGGCCTCGCCACTCAGGTGGTGTACAAGGTGCCAGAGGAACAGCCGCCCAACACCCTCATTGGGAGCCTTGCAGCCGACTACGGTTTTCCAGATGTGGGTCACCTGTATAAACTAGAGGTGGGCGCCCCATACCTGCGAGTGGACGGCAAGACAGGTGACATCTTCACCACTGAGACCTCTATTGACCGTGAGGGCCTCCGTGAATGCCAGAACCAGCTGCCTG TGGCTTCGGACCGTGATGCCGGCCCCAACGGTGTGGCATCCTATGAGCTACAGGCTGGGCCCGAGGCCCAGGAGCTGTTTGGGCTGCAGGTGGCAGAGGACCAGGAAGGCAAGCAGCCACAGCTTATCGTGATGGGCAACCTGGACCGGGAACGCTGGGACTCCTATGACCTCACCATCAAGGTGCAGGATGGTGGCAGCCCCCCACGTGCCAGCAGCGCCCTGCTGCGCGTCACCGTGCTTGACACCAACGACAACGCCCCCAAGTTCGAGCGGCCCTCTTATGAGGCTGAGCTGTCTGAGAACAGCCCCATCGGCCACTCAGTCATCCAG GTGAAGGCCAACGACTCGGACCAAGGTGCCAATGCAGAGATTGACTACACGTTCCACCAGGCGCCTGAAGTTGTGAGGCGCCTTCTGCGGCTGGACAGGAACACTGGACTTATCACTGTGCAGGGCCCCGTGGACCGTGAGGACCTAAGTACCCTGCGTTTCTCAGTGCTTGCCAAGGACCGAGGCACCAACCCCAAGAGTGCCCGAGCCCAGGTGGTGGTGACTGTGAAGGACATGAATGACAACGCCCCCACCATTGAGATCCGGGGCATAGGGCTGGTGACCCATCAAGACGGAATGGCTAACATCTCAGAGGATGTGGCAGAGGAGACAGCTGTGGCCCTGGTGCAGGTATCTGACCGAGATGAGGGAGAGAATGCAGCTGTCACTTGTGTGGTGGCAGGTGATGTGCCCTTCCAGCTACGCCAGGCCAGTGAGACGGGCAGTGACAGCAAGAAGAAGTACTTCCTGCAGACCACCACCCCACTCGACTACGAGAAGGTCAAAGACTATACCATAGAGATAGTTGCCGTGGACTCTGGCAACCCTCCACTCTCTAGCACCAACTCCCTCAAGGTGCAGGTGGTGGACGTCAATGACAACGCACCTGTGTTCACCCAGAGCGTCACTGAGGTCGCCTTCCCAGAAAACAACAAGCCGGGCGAGGTGGTGGCTGAGGTCACTGCCAGCGATGCTGACTCGGGTTCCAACGCTGAGCTGGTTTACTCTCTGGAGCCTGAGCCAGCTGCCCAGGGCCTCTTCACCATCTCGCCTGACACTGGAGAGATCCGGGTGAAGACTTCCCTTGATCGAGAACAGCGGGACAGCTATGAGCTGAAGGTGGTGGCGGCCGACCGGGGCAGCCCCAGCCTCCAGGGTACAGCCACTGTCCTCGTCAATGTGCTGGATTGCAATGACAATGACCCCAAGTTCATGCTGAGCGGCTACAATTTCTCAGTGATGGAGAACATGCCTGCACTGAGCCCAGTGGGCATGGTGACTGTCATTGATGGGGACGAGGGGGAGAACGCCCGGGTGCGGCTCACGGTGGAGCAGGACAATGGGGACTTCGTCATCCAGAATGGCACCGGCACCATCCTCTCCAGCTTGAGCTTTGATCGGGAGCAGCAAAGCACCTACACCTTCCAGCTGAAGGCGGTGGATGGCGGTGTCCCCCCTCGCTCAGCCTACGTTGGCGTCACCATCAACGTGCTGGATGAGAATGACAATGCACCTTTTATCACTGCCCCTTCCAACACCTCCCACCGACTGCTGACCCCCCAGACACGTCTTGGTGAGACAGTCAGTCAGGTGACAGCTGAGGACATTGACTCCGGCGTCAATGCTGAGCTGACCTACAGCATCACTGGTGGCAACCCTTACGGACTTTTCCAGATTGGGTCGCATTCAGGCGCCATCACcctggagaaggagattgagCGGCGCCACTATGGGCTGCACCGCCTAGTGGTGAAGGTCAGTGACCGCGGCAAGCCCCCACGCTATGGCACAGCGTTGGTCCACCTCTATGTCAATGAGACCCTGGCGAACCGCACGCTGCTGGAGAccctgctgggccacagcctgGACACGCCGCTGGACATTGACATCGCCGGGGACCCAGAGTACGAGCGCTCCAAGCAGCGGGGCAACATCCTCTTCGGCGTAGTGGCAGGTGTGGTGGCAGTGGCCTTGCTCATCGCCCTGGCAGTACTTGTGCGCTACTGCAGGCAGCGGGAGGCCAAGAGTGGCTACCAGGCTGGCAAGAAGGAGACCAAGGACCTGTACGCCCCCAAGCCCAGCAGCAAAAcctccaagggaaacaaaagcaggggCAAGAAGAGCAAGTGCCCAAAGCCTGTGAAGCCCGTGGGGGACGAGGATGACGCCGGACTGCAGAAGTCTCTCAAGTTCAACCTGATGAGTGATGCCCCTGGGGACAGCCCCCGCATCCACCTGCCCCTCAACTACCCTCCGGGCAGCCCGGACCTGGGCCGCCACTACCGCTCCAACTCCCCACTGCCGTCCATCCAGCTGCAGCCCCAGTCGCCCTCGGCCTCCAAGAAGCACCAGGCGGTGCAGGACCTGCCGCCTGCGAACACGTTCGTGGGGACCGGGGACACCACGTCCACGGGCTCTGAGCAGTACTCCGACTACAGCTACCGCACCAACCCCCCCAAATACCCCAGCAAGCAG TTACCTCACCGCCGCGTCACCTTCTCCGCCACCAGCCAGGCCCAGGAGCTCCAGGACCCGTCCCAGCACAGTTACTATGACAGTGGGCTGGAGGAGTCTGAGACACCCTCCAGCAAGTCATCCTCGGGGCCCCGACTTGGCCCCCTGGCCCTGCCTGAGGACCACTATGAGCGCACCACCCCTGACGGCAGCATAGGAGAGATGGAGCACCCCGAGAGCG ACCTGCGCCCCTTGCCAGACGTCGCCATGACGGGCACATGTACCCAGGAGTGCAGTGAGTTTGGCCACTCTGACACGTGCTGGATGCCTGGCCAGTCATCTCCCAGCCGCCGGACCAAGAGCAGCGCCCTCAAACTCTCCACCTTCGTGCCTTACCAGGACCGAGGAGGGCAGGAGCCTGTGGGCGCCGGCAGCCCCAGCCCCCCGGAAGACCGGAACACCAAAACGGCCCCCGTGCGCCTCCTGCCCTCCTACAGTGCCTTCTCCCACAGTAGCCATGATTCCTGCAAGGACTCGGCCACCTTGGAGGAAATACCCCTTACCCAGACCTCGGACTTCCCGCCCGCAGCCACACCGGCATCTGCCCAGACGGCTAAGCGTGAGATCTACCTGTGA
- the PCDH1 gene encoding protocadherin-1 isoform X2 — MGPLRPSPGPGGPRFLPPPRLLALLLLLAASPGLATQVVYKVPEEQPPNTLIGSLAADYGFPDVGHLYKLEVGAPYLRVDGKTGDIFTTETSIDREGLRECQNQLPGKPCILEFEVSITDLVQNGSPRLLEGQIEVQDINDNTPNFALPVITLPIPENTNIGSLFPIPVASDRDAGPNGVASYELQAGPEAQELFGLQVAEDQEGKQPQLIVMGNLDRERWDSYDLTIKVQDGGSPPRASSALLRVTVLDTNDNAPKFERPSYEAELSENSPIGHSVIQVKANDSDQGANAEIDYTFHQAPEVVRRLLRLDRNTGLITVQGPVDREDLSTLRFSVLAKDRGTNPKSARAQVVVTVKDMNDNAPTIEIRGIGLVTHQDGMANISEDVAEETAVALVQVSDRDEGENAAVTCVVAGDVPFQLRQASETGSDSKKKYFLQTTTPLDYEKVKDYTIEIVAVDSGNPPLSSTNSLKVQVVDVNDNAPVFTQSVTEVAFPENNKPGEVVAEVTASDADSGSNAELVYSLEPEPAAQGLFTISPDTGEIRVKTSLDREQRDSYELKVVAADRGSPSLQGTATVLVNVLDCNDNDPKFMLSGYNFSVMENMPALSPVGMVTVIDGDEGENARVRLTVEQDNGDFVIQNGTGTILSSLSFDREQQSTYTFQLKAVDGGVPPRSAYVGVTINVLDENDNAPFITAPSNTSHRLLTPQTRLGETVSQVTAEDIDSGVNAELTYSITGGNPYGLFQIGSHSGAITLEKEIERRHYGLHRLVVKVSDRGKPPRYGTALVHLYVNETLANRTLLETLLGHSLDTPLDIDIAGDPEYERSKQRGNILFGVVAGVVAVALLIALAVLVRYCRQREAKSGYQAGKKETKDLYAPKPSSKTSKGNKSRGKKSKCPKPVKPVGDEDDAGLQKSLKFNLMSDAPGDSPRIHLPLNYPPGSPDLGRHYRSNSPLPSIQLQPQSPSASKKHQAVQDLPPANTFVGTGDTTSTGSEQYSDYSYRTNPPKYPSKQLPHRRVTFSATSQAQELQDPSQHSYYDSGLEESETPSSKSSSGPRLGPLALPEDHYERTTPDGSIGEMEHPESDLRPLPDVAMTGTCTQECSEFGHSDTCWMPGQSSPSRRTKSSALKLSTFVPYQDRGGQEPVGAGSPSPPEDRNTKTAPVRLLPSYSAFSHSSHDSCKDSATLEEIPLTQTSDFPPAATPASAQTAKREIYL, encoded by the exons ATGGGGCCCCTgaggcccagcccaggccccGGGGGGCCACGGTTCCTGCCACCCCCCAGGCTGCTGGCACTGCTGCTCCTGCTCGCTGCCTCCCCGGGCCTCGCCACTCAGGTGGTGTACAAGGTGCCAGAGGAACAGCCGCCCAACACCCTCATTGGGAGCCTTGCAGCCGACTACGGTTTTCCAGATGTGGGTCACCTGTATAAACTAGAGGTGGGCGCCCCATACCTGCGAGTGGACGGCAAGACAGGTGACATCTTCACCACTGAGACCTCTATTGACCGTGAGGGCCTCCGTGAATGCCAGAACCAGCTGCCTGGTAAGCCCTGCATCCTGGAGTTTGAGGTGTCTATCACAGACCTGGTGCAGAATGGCAGTCCTAGGCTGCTAGAGGGCCAGATAGAGGTCCAGGACATCAATGACAACACGCCCAACTTCGCCTTGCCAGTCATCACCCTGCCCATCCCTGAGAACACCAACATCGGCTCCCTCTTCCCCATCCCAGTGGCTTCGGACCGTGATGCCGGCCCCAACGGTGTGGCATCCTATGAGCTACAGGCTGGGCCCGAGGCCCAGGAGCTGTTTGGGCTGCAGGTGGCAGAGGACCAGGAAGGCAAGCAGCCACAGCTTATCGTGATGGGCAACCTGGACCGGGAACGCTGGGACTCCTATGACCTCACCATCAAGGTGCAGGATGGTGGCAGCCCCCCACGTGCCAGCAGCGCCCTGCTGCGCGTCACCGTGCTTGACACCAACGACAACGCCCCCAAGTTCGAGCGGCCCTCTTATGAGGCTGAGCTGTCTGAGAACAGCCCCATCGGCCACTCAGTCATCCAG GTGAAGGCCAACGACTCGGACCAAGGTGCCAATGCAGAGATTGACTACACGTTCCACCAGGCGCCTGAAGTTGTGAGGCGCCTTCTGCGGCTGGACAGGAACACTGGACTTATCACTGTGCAGGGCCCCGTGGACCGTGAGGACCTAAGTACCCTGCGTTTCTCAGTGCTTGCCAAGGACCGAGGCACCAACCCCAAGAGTGCCCGAGCCCAGGTGGTGGTGACTGTGAAGGACATGAATGACAACGCCCCCACCATTGAGATCCGGGGCATAGGGCTGGTGACCCATCAAGACGGAATGGCTAACATCTCAGAGGATGTGGCAGAGGAGACAGCTGTGGCCCTGGTGCAGGTATCTGACCGAGATGAGGGAGAGAATGCAGCTGTCACTTGTGTGGTGGCAGGTGATGTGCCCTTCCAGCTACGCCAGGCCAGTGAGACGGGCAGTGACAGCAAGAAGAAGTACTTCCTGCAGACCACCACCCCACTCGACTACGAGAAGGTCAAAGACTATACCATAGAGATAGTTGCCGTGGACTCTGGCAACCCTCCACTCTCTAGCACCAACTCCCTCAAGGTGCAGGTGGTGGACGTCAATGACAACGCACCTGTGTTCACCCAGAGCGTCACTGAGGTCGCCTTCCCAGAAAACAACAAGCCGGGCGAGGTGGTGGCTGAGGTCACTGCCAGCGATGCTGACTCGGGTTCCAACGCTGAGCTGGTTTACTCTCTGGAGCCTGAGCCAGCTGCCCAGGGCCTCTTCACCATCTCGCCTGACACTGGAGAGATCCGGGTGAAGACTTCCCTTGATCGAGAACAGCGGGACAGCTATGAGCTGAAGGTGGTGGCGGCCGACCGGGGCAGCCCCAGCCTCCAGGGTACAGCCACTGTCCTCGTCAATGTGCTGGATTGCAATGACAATGACCCCAAGTTCATGCTGAGCGGCTACAATTTCTCAGTGATGGAGAACATGCCTGCACTGAGCCCAGTGGGCATGGTGACTGTCATTGATGGGGACGAGGGGGAGAACGCCCGGGTGCGGCTCACGGTGGAGCAGGACAATGGGGACTTCGTCATCCAGAATGGCACCGGCACCATCCTCTCCAGCTTGAGCTTTGATCGGGAGCAGCAAAGCACCTACACCTTCCAGCTGAAGGCGGTGGATGGCGGTGTCCCCCCTCGCTCAGCCTACGTTGGCGTCACCATCAACGTGCTGGATGAGAATGACAATGCACCTTTTATCACTGCCCCTTCCAACACCTCCCACCGACTGCTGACCCCCCAGACACGTCTTGGTGAGACAGTCAGTCAGGTGACAGCTGAGGACATTGACTCCGGCGTCAATGCTGAGCTGACCTACAGCATCACTGGTGGCAACCCTTACGGACTTTTCCAGATTGGGTCGCATTCAGGCGCCATCACcctggagaaggagattgagCGGCGCCACTATGGGCTGCACCGCCTAGTGGTGAAGGTCAGTGACCGCGGCAAGCCCCCACGCTATGGCACAGCGTTGGTCCACCTCTATGTCAATGAGACCCTGGCGAACCGCACGCTGCTGGAGAccctgctgggccacagcctgGACACGCCGCTGGACATTGACATCGCCGGGGACCCAGAGTACGAGCGCTCCAAGCAGCGGGGCAACATCCTCTTCGGCGTAGTGGCAGGTGTGGTGGCAGTGGCCTTGCTCATCGCCCTGGCAGTACTTGTGCGCTACTGCAGGCAGCGGGAGGCCAAGAGTGGCTACCAGGCTGGCAAGAAGGAGACCAAGGACCTGTACGCCCCCAAGCCCAGCAGCAAAAcctccaagggaaacaaaagcaggggCAAGAAGAGCAAGTGCCCAAAGCCTGTGAAGCCCGTGGGGGACGAGGATGACGCCGGACTGCAGAAGTCTCTCAAGTTCAACCTGATGAGTGATGCCCCTGGGGACAGCCCCCGCATCCACCTGCCCCTCAACTACCCTCCGGGCAGCCCGGACCTGGGCCGCCACTACCGCTCCAACTCCCCACTGCCGTCCATCCAGCTGCAGCCCCAGTCGCCCTCGGCCTCCAAGAAGCACCAGGCGGTGCAGGACCTGCCGCCTGCGAACACGTTCGTGGGGACCGGGGACACCACGTCCACGGGCTCTGAGCAGTACTCCGACTACAGCTACCGCACCAACCCCCCCAAATACCCCAGCAAGCAG TTACCTCACCGCCGCGTCACCTTCTCCGCCACCAGCCAGGCCCAGGAGCTCCAGGACCCGTCCCAGCACAGTTACTATGACAGTGGGCTGGAGGAGTCTGAGACACCCTCCAGCAAGTCATCCTCGGGGCCCCGACTTGGCCCCCTGGCCCTGCCTGAGGACCACTATGAGCGCACCACCCCTGACGGCAGCATAGGAGAGATGGAGCACCCCGAGAGCG ACCTGCGCCCCTTGCCAGACGTCGCCATGACGGGCACATGTACCCAGGAGTGCAGTGAGTTTGGCCACTCTGACACGTGCTGGATGCCTGGCCAGTCATCTCCCAGCCGCCGGACCAAGAGCAGCGCCCTCAAACTCTCCACCTTCGTGCCTTACCAGGACCGAGGAGGGCAGGAGCCTGTGGGCGCCGGCAGCCCCAGCCCCCCGGAAGACCGGAACACCAAAACGGCCCCCGTGCGCCTCCTGCCCTCCTACAGTGCCTTCTCCCACAGTAGCCATGATTCCTGCAAGGACTCGGCCACCTTGGAGGAAATACCCCTTACCCAGACCTCGGACTTCCCGCCCGCAGCCACACCGGCATCTGCCCAGACGGCTAAGCGTGAGATCTACCTGTGA